Part of the Micromonospora rhizosphaerae genome is shown below.
CAGACGATTCCGCCGGTCGAACCCTGGCCCAGCGGCTGGACAACCTGTTCCTGTCGGTACGCCGGCCGGACGGGCGCGAGTACAGCCATCGCGAGGTCGCTGAGGCGGTAACGGCTGCCGGTGAGCCGATCTCGCATAGTTACATCGGGCAATTGCGCGCGGGTGACAAGGACAATCCGACGATCAAGCACCTGCGCGCGTTGGCGCGCTTCTTCGGCGTACCGGTGGAGTACTTCACCAACGAGGACGTCGCCGCCGATGTCGATCGCGAACTCCGCACGCTCACCGCGCTGAAGGATTTGCAGATCAAGACGGTCGCACTGCGACGCACGCTCCTGCCCGAGGCCGAGCGGAGCCTCGCTGAGTTGGCGCGGATCGTCGAGGTGATCCGCGAGATCGAGGTTCCACAAGACGGCGAGCGGCAGAGCAAGGAATAGCCGACATGATGGCCGACAGCGGGGGAGTGAGCACGGGAAGACTTCCCCGGCTGGGTCAGTTTGGTTCGCCATCATTCTCCGGCAATGCGACGGCTGAGCGATGACGGGGCCAGTGGGCGTCGCTGCGCTGGTCTTGCTGTGGGCAGCGGTGATCTACCGGTCGTGGCGCCTACCCAGAGGAGCGCAGAGTCCACAGCGGACAGCGCTGTGGTTGGCGATCATGGCTCTGGCGATGGCGGCGACCGTGTTCTACCCGACGGTGTACCGGGCCCTCGACCGCGCCGTCGGAGTGCCCAACCTCGCCGAGCTAGTCGGGCACAGCCTGATCCTGCTGGCAGCATGGCAGGCGCACTCGATCCTGATCTTCCTTATCTACCCGAGATCGGCGGCCCGCCGACGAACCTGGGCACACGGTGCGCTGGTTGTCGTCAGCGTGGCGGCAATGGCGATCTTCTTCGGCTTGGCGCCGGTCGACCAGGAGGCCCCTCAGACGTTCACCACCGTGTACGCCGAGGCACCGTACATCGTCCCGTACTGGGTGACCCTTCTGGTGGCGGCCAACTACCTGCTCGGTGACATGGTGCGGCTGGTCGCGCGCTACGCTGCCCGCAGCCCTCACGAGCACCTGCGTCTTGGACTGCATCTCATCGCCGTTGGCGGATCGTTCGGAGTTGCCTACTGGTGCTACTGGGTCTCGTATCTTGTGGCGCGCAATTCGGGGCTGTCCGTTCCCGCTGACATCCGAACCGCAGGGCGTTCGTGCATGTTCGCCGCTATCGTCTTCTGCGTGCTCGGCTCGACCGTCCCCGCACTGGGACCCCGGGTTGGCCTACCGACTCCGTACGCCTGGCGGGCCGGTCTGCGCGACTATCGCCGGCTCTACCCGTTGTGGCGCGCGCTTGCCACAGCCGCGCCGGAGATCGTGCTCAACCGACCGCCGCTCTTCGTGGTGGATGTTCGGTTCTGGTTGAACCGGCGGATCATCGAGATCGAGGACGGCTTGCGGCTCCACGGCCGGAACGCACCGCACGTTGGGCACCCCGGCCCGCAGTCATCGCAACAGCCCGATGGAGACCGAGATCCAGCCGCCGAGGCGGAACTGATCCGGCAGGCCGTCATGGTCGGACGTCATCAGGTGGAAGCGCCGCGGGCGCCGGCCGACGAAGGCCCACGGGAAACAACGCCGAGTTATGCTGACCGCCTTCGATGGCATCTTGAAGTTGCACGCGCGTACGCGAATCTCGGCCGAGAAGGACGCCGGCCCATGTCGGCGCCGGCCGCGCGGCGGTTAGCTACCGGGATAGCCGCACGACGGCGGAAGGAGGTGGATGACGCGACATGACCAGCACGCCGGTTACGACCAGGCGGACGGCGCGCGCCAAGCTGCGGGCGCTGGGCATCGTCGTACCTTCGCCCTTCACGATCGACCACTTCTGCTCGCAGCTCAGCACGACGCGGGGCCGCCCGATCCGGATCATCTCGGTCGACCTACCGTCGCGAGCCGCATCGTGCGGAGCCTGGCTCGCGACCGCCAACGCAGACTACGTGTGTGTCGACAGCATCGCGCCGGCCCCGCTGCGCGAGCACATCGTCCTACACGAGCTGAGCCACATCATCTGCGATCACGGCGGCATCCCCATGGCCGAGAAGGTGACGCAGTACGGCCTGTTGGATCCGTCCACGGTGCGGCGGATGCTGGAGCGCACCCTGTACGACAGTGCGGAAGAACGGGAGGCCGAGCTGCTCGCCTCAGAAATCGGCTCCCGCATCAACCGCGGTCAGCCCTGGCGCCTCGCCGCCGATGACGGCACCCGACAGATCATCGACGGGCTTGCCCTGGTCATGGGCGGAGGGTCGTAGTGGACCGCTCGGCAGCTGGTACATCGGCCACGACGGTGCCGGACGGTGGCGTCCACCCCGCCCGAACCTCCGTAGCCGGCCGGCTGGCCCGCGTCGTGACCGAGGCGCTCGCGCCGGCAGTGCTCGTCGCTGGCATCTCCCTCGCTGTGGCTTGGCATAGCCGATCAATGGGTTGGGGGATTGTTGCGGCCCTGTTCGCCAGCGGCATCCCGCTCAGCTACATCGTCCGCGGCGTCCGTAAAGGTCACTACCGTGATCACCACGTGTCGATCCGGGAACGCCGGCCGGCGGTGATCCTGTTCGCGGCGGCATCCGTCGGCGTGGGCCTTGCGCTCATGATCCTGCTTCGGGCGCCACGCGAGCTTGTCGCGCTGGTCGTCGCGATGCTTGCTGGCCTGGCGCTCACCCTCGTTGTGACCAAGTTGTGGGGGAAAGTCAGCTTCCACACGGCAGTGGCGTCGGGTACGGCTACGACGCTCGTTCTCGTGTTCGGGCCGTGGCTCCACCTTGCCTGGCTGGTGGTCGGCCTGATCGCCTGGTCGCGGGTCCGGCTGCGAGAGCACACGGTGACCCAGACCGTTATCGGCGCGGTGCTCGGCGCTGCGGCGGCCGGAGTGGTCTTTCCGATCGTTCGTTGACGTCACGGCATGAGACCGGGCCGGCCGTGGACCGCGTCGAGCGCCCGCGGCTCTCCCTGCTGCCCTGAATAGGGATCAGGTGCGTTTCAGAGGCCAGGTCAGCCACGTGGAGATGTCGTAGGAGTGGGCCGCCGCCGACCCGCTGCGGCCGCCTGCGGGGTGTCTCGCGAGATCCCGCACCGCCCCGTCGCCGGTACGCAGGTGACGACGGACCGGCAGTTGGTGCCGCGGCGAGTCGGTGGCGATCCGTGCGCAGGCGTACCAGGGTCGTTGCACCCCCGAGGGGTCCAGGAGCCCGCAGGGGCTCTGAGAGGGCTACGGAGGGCGGCAAAAATGTCGACGATCGTCGATGGATAGGGGTCCGCAGGACTCACCTGCACCGAACAACGACTCCGACCGTCCTGGACCTGACCACCCACGCTCGCAGTGTCCTTTTCGAGTCCCGGACTCGGGGACAGGTGCCATCGGGCCGGCAGTGAGGGCACCTCTGGCGCTGATGAAGGTCGATCATCCAGCCAGCGACTAGCACCAGGTACGGGATGTCAGCCACGACGGTTCCTCCGGAGTGCGAACGACGACCGCCAGAGGCCACCAAGGGTCATCAGGGGTCGACTCCGTGGAAGCGCGACGGTAGGAGCGTTCCAGTGAGCGCCGTAAGCGCCTGCTCTGTGCGGATAGTTGGACACCTGGACTACATCGATGGGCTCGTCTGGCCTCTGAAACCACCTGAGTCGGCTAGTCATCTGTCAAGGGTAACTAACTAGGGCGTGTGATCAGTAGTCCTGCGCTAAGTTGGCACACGACTAGTTCACGGCTGCCTAGCTTCGGGACATGGCGAAGCGACTGCGGCTGATGGGCTCGGCGGAGATCCGAGTCATGCTCGGCGGTGTGTCTCGCCAGCGCGTCTACCAGATCACCAACCGCAGGGACTTTCCCGAGCCTGTAGCGACTCTCCAGATGGGGAACGTCTGGCTGGCCGAGGATGTCGAGCGTTGGATAGCCGAGAGGCGTCCAGAGGATTAGCGTCGCTCGTTTGGCCTGGTATGGATACGACGTGAAGCCAAGTCTCTGGACACGCGTACGGCGCGTCTACCACCGGTTGCGCCATCGAGGACGTCCCTGAGCCGCACAAGCCTCCGCAGGGTCTGCGCGGCGGCGATCTCCGACTTCCTCGGGTCCCCGTTCATGGCCACGAGGTACGCGGCACGGCAGCTCGTGATGACTGTGCCGAGCCTGTACAACGCGATTGCCGCTGCCAGGGTCCAGCTCGTGGCAGCCCACAGCTTCGGCAGCACGAAGCTCCTCGGGTTTCCGGCGTCGAGCGGGAGGCTGCTCGGCGGCGGTGGGAGCGCCTAGGACGGGCCAGCGGTGTCCTGCACTTTGCCAGCTGGCCATAGGGGAAGGTAGCGCCCGGACCGGTTGTTCCCCTCGGTATCCGGACCCGGGCTCCCGTTCTTCGACGCAGTGAAACCCCGTCTGCCAGGCCGTGGACCGCAGGCGAAGCTAACGGTGGTTAGAGTGACTATCCCGGTGAGCCCCCACGGCGAGCGCGAGCAGTCCGAGCTTGGCGATTGCGATGATGGCCGCATGGGTGCGGCGCGGACCGCCAACGGCGAAGCCGGTCACGCCCCAGCCTCCCCGCGGGCAGTGCCCGCCGAACTGGCAACATCGCCCGTTAGCCAATCGTGGTCCCGAACGGGTCCTTGCCCTCGCCGAGGAGCAGCGGCACGTCATAGACCGATAGGTCCGGCCGGAAGCGTGCGTACCGCACGCGATGGCGCCAGCGTCCATGTTCAAAAGCTACGTCGGCGGCAATTTCCGCCACGACGGTCGGTTCCACCTGCAGGTAGGGCAGTGGCTCGGGCCGGTCCAACTGGCCGGACCAGGACGCGGGCAGCGGCTGCGGCCACGGGTGGGCCACGGTGCCGGGGTGCGGCATGCGTGGCGGCGTGAGCAGTTCGGCCAGCGCCGCACGCTGGTCGGTGGTCAGTGGATGGGAGCGGCCGGTGTATCGCAGCCGTCCCCGCCGGTCGAACCGGCCCAGCAGCACGGTCTCCGGGCGGCTGATGCTGCTGGTCACCCCACCGATGATGGCCTCGGTGACGATCCGGGTGCGGAACTTCGACCAGCCTCTCCGGCCTGGCTCGTACCGGCCGGTCAGGCGTTTGTCGATGCCCGCGGCGACGGTCCAGTGCAGCAGCCAGTCCGCCACCTGCCGCATGTCGGCCGTCTGCGGAGTCACGGTCAGCTGGGCCGGCGCGTTGACGAGCAACTGCTCCAGCCGTGCCCGCCGCTGCGCCAGCGGCAGGTCCAGGATCACCTGCCCGCCGGTGTCGGCGAGCAGATCGAACAGCACGTAGTGGGCGGGCCATTCGCGCGCCAGGCGTAGCAGGTCGCGGCCTGCGGTGACGCGGCGTTGGAGCTGCGCGAAGTTGGTGCGGCCGCGCTCCCAGACGATCAGCTCACCGTCGAGCACCACCCGGGGCGCGACGGTGGCCCGGATCGCGCGGGTGATATCCGGGAAGTAGGTGGTCAGGTTCCGGCCGGCCCGCGACTGCAGGTAGACCCCGTCGGGCTCGCGGAAGGCGATACACCTCCACCCGTCCCACTTCGGCTCATGCACCAGGCCGGGGCCCTCGGGCACCAGGTCGACGGGTGCCGCGAGCATCGGCGCGACCGGCCGCCGCAGCACCGGTTCCGCCCCGGCGCTCGCCCGCAGGCGGGCTGGAGTCACCGCCAGCCCCCACCACACCGGCCGTGTACGGCGTTCATCTTTGGCCCCCCACGTCATCGTGCGAGATACATGGGTGGACTCGGGAGGAGATCCGCGACATTGAATGCGCCAGCGAGGGGCTGCAGCATGGCGCGCTAGCGGGCGGCGGGGCCGGCGGCGACCCTGAACCGGTCGCCGAGGTGACCGCTCGGCCGCCGGCCGGCCGGCCGTATGCAGGCGGTACCAGCTACGGCCGCAGGCCACCGACGAGCGGGCCCCGCAGCGGGTTCAGTCGCGGCGACCGGTCATCGCCCGCAGCGCCGCTCGGTCGGGCGGCAGAGTCTCGTACGCCGCGTCCCGTGCTCGTCGGCGCGTACGGTCGGAGGGTGGACGTGCTGCTGCGCGGCGGGCCCGGCGACGGCCAGGTGGTGCCCGGCGGCGGGGAAACCGTCGTGTGGCAGGCCTGCCTGTACGAGATCACCCGCGACTACGGCCACCGCCACGGCCGCGACCTACGGGTCTACCGGCACCGCCCCGACTGCTGCGAGCCGTACGGCCGAGGCACCGAAGACCGCTGCGAATGACCCGCCTGGCTCCGGCGAAGGTCTGTTCGGCACCCCGCCCCGCCCATTAATCGAACATGCGTACGATAATCGCGTGGAAGAGGTGGTCCGGAGGTGGTGGAACGGGTGCTGGGGGCGCCTGGCCCGCCGCGACGTGTGGCTCGTCCGCCAGACACGCTGGAAGCTGATCGCCCGCGCCGGCGACAGTGAGACCGGGAAGGTGCTGCGGTGGGAGTTCGACACGGAGCCGGAAGCCCTGCACATGGTTGATCGTCTTCTGCGTGCCGAGACCGCAGGCCAGTGGCGCGAACAGGACCCCGCGTCCCCGGGGGTGCAGCCGCGAGAGCAGCGCCCCGGGCGGCACCCGGGCTCGGCACCTTCGTGATGTCAAGATCACATTGGGGTTCGCCGCGCGATATGTGGCGGTGAGCAGGCTGGCCGGGCCGCTCGCCCCGGCGGTCACCGGCCGGCCGGTCACCCGGGACAGGTCCCGGGCCGCCGTGTGGTGACCGCCGTCGGATTGAGCCGTGCGACTCAATGCGGCGGACTCGTGTCGTCTACCCGACAGGGCGCCGGCCCGGATGGGCGAGGCAACCACAGGCATACGCGCCTCACACTGGCGTCTTCGGTGACGCTGGAGGGGTAGCAGTGGTCAACTGGGTGACGCGACGGGACCTGTCGGAGGCGGCGAAGGGCGGTGTCGGGTTCTTCGCGCTGCTGATGCTGGTCATGGCGGCGTTGTTCGCAGGGCGCCTGGTGGTGGGTGTCTGGACGGCGGCTGACCGCTGAGCCAGTGATGCCACAGTGGGTGCGGGTGTTGTGGAGGGGCGGCCTGTTCGTGGCGGCGTTCGCGTTGGCGTACTCGGATGGCTGGGTGGGGTCGGCGGGCGCAGTGGCGGTGTTTGTGATGGCAGGATTGGGGTGGTGGCTGATGGCTACCCCGGACGAGGTGTAGGCGGTCATCCTCGGGTCACCGCCGGGACGACTAGGTCGGCGTCGGCGTTCATCAGGGATGATCCGGCGAAGGTTGGTCCGAGAGCCCAAGCGCCACGTCGTGCCGCCTCCTCGACGGCCTCGGGCGATGCGAGGTCAAGCAGCTTCTAGGCCGTGATGGACCCTGGAGCCAGGGCCATCAAGGGGGATCCCGGTGCGGGACCGACCCACTCCAGCCCCCACTTCACCGCCAAGTTCTACGGCAAGTCCTTCCCGAGCTGTTTCACGCCGTCAGTACCACCAAGGAGCCGAACTTCGTGGCGAACCGGTGGGTGTCGACGTCGCCGAAGCCACCGCCGCTGTGGTACCGCGACGGCGGGGCGGCGGAGCGCAGTCGGCATAGGCGTAACGCCTGCGCTGGCCTGGCTCGCGCAGATCCCGGCGGGTCGATACGCAGCACTCCTACGACGGCGGCGAGCACGGTCCAGCCCTCGCCAGCGTGCGTGGTCGGGGCTCTGCTGCCAATGTTGCCGGGGAATGCTGCGGGACCGGGGGCATATTCCATACCCCTCCTTCCCGGTAAAGAGCTGGGAGTCGCCTGAGCGGCACGGCTTGATCCGGCTACACCCGGTCAGACCGGGTGTGGACCCTTCTCTTCCCCCTGGATAGGGTAGGCGTCCCCGATGCGCTCATCGCTGGCTGCCGACTGGAGGTTTCACCTTGGCTGAACCCTGGCTGTCCGCCGACGACATCGCTGCCCACCTTGGCGTCACGAAAGACACGGTCTACGCATGGATTGCCGAGAAGGGCATGCCAGCCCACAAGCTCGGCCGGCTTTGGAAGTTCCAAGCTAGCGACGTCGATGAGTGGGTGCGCGGCGGTGGCGCCGCCTCGTCGGGTGCCGATACGCGACCGGACTGACCCCTTGGCGCGACCAGTCGACCACCGGAAGTGCCGGTGGGTTGCCATATCCTGAACGACTTGCCTGGAACTGGAAGGAGGTGCCCGTGGGTGAGGCCGCCACTACTACCCGCTACAGGCTCTCCTTCACCAGCGGTGCTCTTCTCATGCGAGAGGCGATGATCGCCGCACCGCTGTATCTGCGTGAACGTCACTGGTCAAAGGTGCGTGCGCTGATCGAGGGCGACAACCTCCTGCAAGCCCGCACGGTTGCGTCGGGGCAGCGCTTCGCACGCGAGGTTGTGCAGCGGCTTGCCGTACTCGCCGATGACGAGATCGAGCTGCTCATCGAGGCGTCGGCCACCGAACGTGGATACCTGCTGTGGGCGGCTGCCTGCCGTCGCTACGACCTGATCGGCGAGTTCGCCGAGGAGGTCGTGCGCGAGCGGTTCCTCCTGTTGACCTCGGCGCTCACGTACGAGGACTTCGACAGCTTTGTCCGGGCTAAGGCGCTGTGGCACGAGGAGCTGGCCCAGATCAAGGACTCGACGCTGCAGAAGCTGAGGTCAAACGTGTTCAAGATGCTGCAGGAGGCCGAGTTGCTGTCGGAGGCGCGCTTCATCATGCCTGCCGTGTTGTCCGAGCGAGTTGCCGCCGAGCTCAGCGCTCGCACACCGAGTGATTTGCGGTTCTTCCCGACCCAGCAGACCGAAGGTCTGGGGGGCGGGCTGTGATCCCGAAGACTCTGCCTGAGCAGGAGGAGCACCTGTTCGCGGTGCTCCGCGGCCGACGCTTCCTGCAGATGGAGGGCCTGAGCAACGAGGTCCCGTTCTTCATCTACCCATATGCGCCTGAGGATGCGCTCGCCGTAGCGGCAGCCAAGAAGCGGATCAAGAACCGGCTGTCTAACGCTGGCGTCGCCGTCTTCGAGATCAACCTCTACGACCTGTCAGTCGAGCTGCTCAAGGAGCGGGGTGTCTGGGGCCGGGTCCTGGCCATCGAGCCGGATCAGGACAAGGCAGACTTTCGCGAGATGCTTCAGGGGATGCTTGACCCGCAGCTGCATATCGCCTCGGCGATCCGCGACCGGCTCGCGCAGGTGGACTTCGACGTCTTCTTCCTCACCGGGATCGGTGAGGTCTTCCCGTACATCCGTTCGCACAACGTGCTGAACAACCTGCAGTCGGTGGTCAAGGGCAAACCGATGCTCATGTTCTTCCCGGGGCGTTACGAGCAGTCCGACACGTTGGGCTCGTCGCTTGTTTTGTTCGGTCGGCTCAAGGACGACCAGTACTACCGAGCCAAGAACATCCTGGAACAGGAGGCGTGAGCTCGATGCAGCTCAATGAGATCTTCGCCAAGAATATCCAGCGCCCGATCGAAGGCGTCATCAAGGCCGATGACGTCGCACACCTGAGCACCGAGGTCGACGAGTACGTCTTGACCAACGAGGCGGCTACGGGCCTGGAGGATCTGCTCGAGGAGTACACCTCCTATACCAATGCCAACGGCGTGTGGATCTCCGGCTTCTTCGGCTCCGGTAAGTCGCACATGCTCAAGATGCTCGCCCACCTGCTAGGGGACGTCGAAGGCCAGAGCTATCGGCGCCAGAACGCTTCCGACAGCTTCCGGGCCAAGACGCCCGATGCCTTCCTGCCCGGCTTGCTCGACAAGGCCGACCGCATCCCGGCCAAGAGCCTTCTGTTCAATATCGACCAGAAGGCCACCCTGATCAGCAAGGACCAGACCGACGCCCTGCTCAAGGTCTTCGTCAAGGTCTTCGACGAGAGCCGCGGCTACTACGGCAACCAGGGACACGTCGCCCGCTTCGAGCGCGACCTGGACAACCGCGGACAGTACGAGGCGTTTAAGGAGACGTTCGAGCGGATCGCCGGCATCCCCTGGACGCAGGGACGCGAGCAGAGCGCGTTGGAAGGCCCGAGCATCGACCGGGCCTTCGCCGAGGTAAACGGTGCGACTGCCGACGGCATCATCAAGCAGTACAGCGCCTCATACTCGGTCTCGATCGAGGACTTCGCCGACGAGGTCAAGGCCTGGCTCGACAAGCAGGGCGCCCCGAACTTCCGCCTCAACTTCTTCGTCGACGAGGTCGGCCAGTTCATCGGCTCGGACACCAAGCTGATGCTCAACCTGCAGACCATTGCGGAGTCGCTCAACACCAAGTGCGCCGGCCGCTCGTGGGTGTTCGTGACCTCTCAGGAGGACATGGAGAAGGTCATCGGCGACCGCACCAGGCAGCAGGGCAACGACTTCTCCAAGATCCAAGCCCGGTTCAAGACCCGTTTGAAGCTCACCAGCGCCGACGTTGAGGAAGTCATCCGCAAGCGCCTGCTGGAGAAGAACAACGCGGGTGTGGCTACGCTGAGCAAGATCTATGCAGACCAGCACGCCAACTTCAAGACGCTCTTTGACTTCGTCGATGGGGCCAAGACCTACCGCAACTACACCGACGAGGCGCACTTCGTCGGGACCTACCCATTCGTCAGCTACCAGTTCCCGCTGTTCCAGGCCGCGATCGAGGGCATCTCAGAACACAACGTCTTCGAGGGACGCAACAGCTCGGTCGGTGAGCGGTCCATGCTCGGCGTCGTCCAGCAGGTCGCCAAGGACATCGGCAACGTCGACGTCGGCCAGCTCGCGACCTTCGACAGCATGTTCGCCGGCATCCGCGCGTCGCTGAAGTCCGCCGCCCAGCGTTCGATCGACGTTGCCGAGCGCAACCTCGACAATCAGCTGGCGGTCCGGCTCTTGAAGGCGCTCTTCCTCGTCAAGTACGTCGAGAGCTTTCAGGCGACGCCGCGCAACCTCACGGTGTTGGTGTACGACCGCTTCGGCCTCGACCTCCCCGCCCTGTCCGACCAGGTGAAGGAAGCGCTGACCCTGCTGGAGTCGCAGACCTACATCCGGCGCAACGCCAACGCGTACGAGTACCTGACCAACGACGAGCAGGTCATCGAGGAAGAGATCAAGAACGTCGACATCGACGCCTCCGAGGTCAGCGCCCGACTGTTCAAGATCCTGTCCGGCGATGTCATCAAGAGCAACAAGATCCGCTATGCCAAGAACGGGCAGGACTTCCCATTCGGGTTCAAGCTCGACGACCAGGCTCATGGTGCCCAGCGGGAGCTGGCGGTCCACTTCATCTCGCCGGAGTACCCGCACTCCCCGGAAGAGATCCGCATGCACAGCGCGGGGAAGGATGAGCTGCGCGTCATCCTCGACCCGGACGCCCGGGTGCTGTCGGACCTGCGGCTGCTGATCAAGACCGAGAAGTACATCAAGCGCAAGCAGGGCACCTCGATCTCCGCGATCGAGGACCAGATCCTGCGGTCCAAGGGCGCGCAGAACATCGAGCGGGAGAAGGAGCTTATCGAGCGCGTCCGCAGCTCGGTCGGCAAGGCCACCCTGGTCATCAACGCCGCGGACATCACCTCAAGCTCCCAGGACGCACTGACCCGGGTGGCCGATGGCTTCCACAACCTCATCAGCCGCACCTACACCCAGCTGAAGCTGCTCGGCGGTGTTACCTTCAGCGAGCAGCAGGTCGCCTCGGCCGCGAACCCTGACAACGGTCTGT
Proteins encoded:
- a CDS encoding helix-turn-helix domain-containing protein, coding for MTPRADDSAGRTLAQRLDNLFLSVRRPDGREYSHREVAEAVTAAGEPISHSYIGQLRAGDKDNPTIKHLRALARFFGVPVEYFTNEDVAADVDRELRTLTALKDLQIKTVALRRTLLPEAERSLAELARIVEVIREIEVPQDGERQSKE
- a CDS encoding MAB_1171c family putative transporter: MTGPVGVAALVLLWAAVIYRSWRLPRGAQSPQRTALWLAIMALAMAATVFYPTVYRALDRAVGVPNLAELVGHSLILLAAWQAHSILIFLIYPRSAARRRTWAHGALVVVSVAAMAIFFGLAPVDQEAPQTFTTVYAEAPYIVPYWVTLLVAANYLLGDMVRLVARYAARSPHEHLRLGLHLIAVGGSFGVAYWCYWVSYLVARNSGLSVPADIRTAGRSCMFAAIVFCVLGSTVPALGPRVGLPTPYAWRAGLRDYRRLYPLWRALATAAPEIVLNRPPLFVVDVRFWLNRRIIEIEDGLRLHGRNAPHVGHPGPQSSQQPDGDRDPAAEAELIRQAVMVGRHQVEAPRAPADEGPRETTPSYADRLRWHLEVARAYANLGREGRRPMSAPAARRLATGIAARRRKEVDDAT
- a CDS encoding phosphatase PAP2 family protein; amino-acid sequence: MTEALAPAVLVAGISLAVAWHSRSMGWGIVAALFASGIPLSYIVRGVRKGHYRDHHVSIRERRPAVILFAAASVGVGLALMILLRAPRELVALVVAMLAGLALTLVVTKLWGKVSFHTAVASGTATTLVLVFGPWLHLAWLVVGLIAWSRVRLREHTVTQTVIGAVLGAAAAGVVFPIVR
- a CDS encoding helix-turn-helix transcriptional regulator, whose translation is MAKRLRLMGSAEIRVMLGGVSRQRVYQITNRRDFPEPVATLQMGNVWLAEDVERWIAERRPED
- a CDS encoding ATP-dependent DNA ligase, which translates into the protein MTPARLRASAGAEPVLRRPVAPMLAAPVDLVPEGPGLVHEPKWDGWRCIAFREPDGVYLQSRAGRNLTTYFPDITRAIRATVAPRVVLDGELIVWERGRTNFAQLQRRVTAGRDLLRLAREWPAHYVLFDLLADTGGQVILDLPLAQRRARLEQLLVNAPAQLTVTPQTADMRQVADWLLHWTVAAGIDKRLTGRYEPGRRGWSKFRTRIVTEAIIGGVTSSISRPETVLLGRFDRRGRLRYTGRSHPLTTDQRAALAELLTPPRMPHPGTVAHPWPQPLPASWSGQLDRPEPLPYLQVEPTVVAEIAADVAFEHGRWRHRVRYARFRPDLSVYDVPLLLGEGKDPFGTTIG
- a CDS encoding helix-turn-helix domain-containing protein, encoding MAEPWLSADDIAAHLGVTKDTVYAWIAEKGMPAHKLGRLWKFQASDVDEWVRGGGAASSGADTRPD
- a CDS encoding DUF1819 family protein, whose translation is MGEAATTTRYRLSFTSGALLMREAMIAAPLYLRERHWSKVRALIEGDNLLQARTVASGQRFAREVVQRLAVLADDEIELLIEASATERGYLLWAAACRRYDLIGEFAEEVVRERFLLLTSALTYEDFDSFVRAKALWHEELAQIKDSTLQKLRSNVFKMLQEAELLSEARFIMPAVLSERVAAELSARTPSDLRFFPTQQTEGLGGGL
- a CDS encoding DUF1788 domain-containing protein produces the protein MIPKTLPEQEEHLFAVLRGRRFLQMEGLSNEVPFFIYPYAPEDALAVAAAKKRIKNRLSNAGVAVFEINLYDLSVELLKERGVWGRVLAIEPDQDKADFREMLQGMLDPQLHIASAIRDRLAQVDFDVFFLTGIGEVFPYIRSHNVLNNLQSVVKGKPMLMFFPGRYEQSDTLGSSLVLFGRLKDDQYYRAKNILEQEA
- the brxC gene encoding BREX system P-loop protein BrxC; the encoded protein is MQLNEIFAKNIQRPIEGVIKADDVAHLSTEVDEYVLTNEAATGLEDLLEEYTSYTNANGVWISGFFGSGKSHMLKMLAHLLGDVEGQSYRRQNASDSFRAKTPDAFLPGLLDKADRIPAKSLLFNIDQKATLISKDQTDALLKVFVKVFDESRGYYGNQGHVARFERDLDNRGQYEAFKETFERIAGIPWTQGREQSALEGPSIDRAFAEVNGATADGIIKQYSASYSVSIEDFADEVKAWLDKQGAPNFRLNFFVDEVGQFIGSDTKLMLNLQTIAESLNTKCAGRSWVFVTSQEDMEKVIGDRTRQQGNDFSKIQARFKTRLKLTSADVEEVIRKRLLEKNNAGVATLSKIYADQHANFKTLFDFVDGAKTYRNYTDEAHFVGTYPFVSYQFPLFQAAIEGISEHNVFEGRNSSVGERSMLGVVQQVAKDIGNVDVGQLATFDSMFAGIRASLKSAAQRSIDVAERNLDNQLAVRLLKALFLVKYVESFQATPRNLTVLVYDRFGLDLPALSDQVKEALTLLESQTYIRRNANAYEYLTNDEQVIEEEIKNVDIDASEVSARLFKILSGDVIKSNKIRYAKNGQDFPFGFKLDDQAHGAQRELAVHFISPEYPHSPEEIRMHSAGKDELRVILDPDARVLSDLRLLIKTEKYIKRKQGTSISAIEDQILRSKGAQNIEREKELIERVRSSVGKATLVINAADITSSSQDALTRVADGFHNLISRTYTQLKLLGGVTFSEQQVASAANPDNGLFEAGTLTKLPAEEVLSFVIRKGGLGEQVTVKAIVDTFQAKPYGWDLASIEVLIAFLIGTSKVTLTVDGNLLKRSEVATALRNTQKHAHAVVAPQKTFDERKVAAFRKFCTDFFDEPNAPTDPLELARHGADKLTGKRDELKATAAGSKYPFVSQLSAPIELLDHVVGKPDDWYLTDFNLGDDLLDAKESVIDPIQAFLSGGQRVIYDEAADLLATHSSNLGYLLPDSDATVRGALVDSNAFRGNRMAQLKQATDQLRAQIDEVVASNRADVVQAIEGRKVELEASAFYAKATTDAQKSVIRRVDQAISRVRGEKQIALIRELGASFEETVYPGLLDQLAVSQQGGGDDAPPPKQTVSVKTISATGVGAVLETEEDVDRYLAALRNVLIQTLNDGKRISL